The Clostridioides difficile genome has a segment encoding these proteins:
- a CDS encoding polysaccharide biosynthesis protein, whose amino-acid sequence MKVPYLVLSTVILFMSNFVVRIFGFLYKIFLSRALGETGLGIYHMIFNFLMICLAVTTTGIPTALSCLVAKRKALNDKHNTNALFISTLYVSFFVALIISIVASFNSSFLSLKFLKDPKLNLFILAVCPAIVIITLSNVLRGYYYGIKNVKVPAIGQIIEQMGKILFVFLLVMYVNDKSMNCYIALLGISIGELSNIIFMLICLCRDSSFDNKYIISIKDFYNSSMETLKMSIPITCNRMSNILLQSISSMMIPSRLALSGMTYQQSLSMYGVVSGMVMPFIFLPFTVGSALIVNLIPTISQEMALRKRKSVLKKIKYSVLLTLFVGILSSVFFYFFGKDLCILVFKNKLAGEYLKAMFLVPLFMSLNQTLSGILHSIRKELASSINTIIGMLIQLVALYVFLPIPGLNIYAYIYTMTIVSIFTCLLHTIVLFKSIKSMH is encoded by the coding sequence TTGAAAGTACCTTATTTAGTCCTATCAACAGTTATTTTATTTATGTCTAACTTTGTCGTGAGAATATTTGGATTTTTATATAAAATATTCTTATCAAGAGCTTTAGGTGAAACAGGTCTAGGTATTTATCATATGATTTTTAACTTTTTAATGATTTGCTTAGCTGTTACAACAACAGGGATACCTACTGCTCTTAGTTGCCTAGTTGCAAAAAGAAAAGCTTTAAATGATAAACACAACACTAATGCTTTATTTATATCAACTTTATACGTATCATTTTTCGTAGCATTAATTATATCTATAGTTGCATCTTTCAATAGTTCTTTTTTATCACTTAAGTTTCTAAAAGACCCTAAATTGAATTTATTTATCCTAGCAGTTTGTCCTGCTATAGTTATAATAACACTTTCAAATGTACTTAGGGGATATTACTATGGCATAAAGAACGTAAAAGTCCCTGCTATTGGACAAATTATTGAACAGATGGGTAAAATTCTATTTGTTTTTTTACTCGTTATGTATGTAAATGATAAGTCTATGAACTGTTATATTGCTCTTTTAGGTATATCTATTGGTGAATTGAGTAATATCATATTTATGCTCATATGTCTATGTCGAGATTCTTCATTTGACAACAAATACATTATAAGTATAAAAGATTTTTATAATTCTTCTATGGAAACATTAAAAATGTCCATACCCATAACTTGCAATAGAATGTCAAATATACTTCTACAATCTATTAGCTCTATGATGATACCATCAAGATTAGCGTTATCAGGAATGACTTATCAACAATCATTAAGTATGTATGGCGTCGTTAGTGGAATGGTAATGCCATTTATATTTTTACCATTTACTGTTGGTTCAGCACTTATTGTAAATTTGATACCTACTATATCACAAGAAATGGCTTTAAGAAAACGTAAAAGTGTCCTAAAAAAAATAAAATATTCTGTACTCCTAACTTTATTTGTAGGTATACTATCATCAGTGTTTTTTTATTTCTTTGGAAAAGATTTATGTATACTAGTATTTAAAAACAAACTTGCTGGAGAATATTTAAAAGCTATGTTTTTAGTACCACTATTTATGTCGCTAAATCAAACACTATCTGGAATTTTACATTCAATCAGAAAAGAATTGGCTTCAAGTATAAATACTATCATTGGTATGTTAATTCAGCTAGTAGCTCTATATGTATTCCTTCCTATTCCAGGGCTTAATATTTATGCATACATATACACAATGACAATAGTATCAATTTTTACTTGTTTATTACATACTATAGTACTTTTTAAATCTATAAAATCTATGCATTAG
- the ccpA gene encoding LacI family transcriptional regulator CcpA: MKSNITIKDVAKQAGVSISTVSRVINDSKPVTDEVKQKVLEVIKETGYIPNPLARSLVTKKSQLIGIIVPEVSDSFVNEVLNGIEEVAKMYDYDILLANTYSDKEQELKSINLLRAKQVEGIVMISWVVEQEHINYIQNCGIPATYISKTARNYDIYTVSTSNKEATFDMTEHLIKKGHEKIAFIMTSKDDTVLEMERLSGYEKALSSNNIELDKSLIKYGGTDYESGYKSMKELLDEGIIPHAAFVTGDEAAIGAINAICDAGYKVPEDISVAGFNDVKIAKMYRPKLTTVYQPLYDMGAVAIRMVIKLINKELIENKKIELPYQIIDRESVIERKK; this comes from the coding sequence ATGAAAAGTAATATAACGATAAAAGATGTTGCTAAACAAGCAGGCGTGTCAATATCTACAGTATCTAGAGTTATAAATGATTCAAAACCTGTGACTGATGAAGTCAAACAAAAAGTTTTAGAGGTTATAAAAGAAACTGGATATATACCAAATCCACTTGCAAGAAGCTTAGTAACTAAGAAGAGTCAATTAATAGGTATAATAGTTCCAGAAGTTTCAGATTCTTTTGTTAATGAGGTACTAAACGGAATAGAAGAAGTTGCTAAAATGTATGATTATGATATTCTTTTAGCTAATACATACTCTGATAAAGAACAAGAATTAAAGAGTATAAATCTATTAAGAGCAAAACAAGTAGAAGGTATAGTTATGATTTCATGGGTAGTTGAACAAGAGCATATCAATTATATACAAAATTGTGGCATACCAGCAACATATATAAGTAAAACTGCTAGAAATTATGATATATACACAGTAAGCACTAGTAATAAAGAAGCTACTTTTGATATGACAGAACACCTTATAAAGAAAGGTCATGAAAAGATAGCTTTTATAATGACAAGTAAAGATGATACTGTTTTAGAAATGGAAAGACTTTCAGGCTACGAAAAAGCACTTTCAAGTAATAATATAGAGTTGGACAAGAGTTTAATTAAATATGGTGGAACTGATTATGAAAGTGGATACAAGAGTATGAAAGAATTATTAGATGAAGGAATAATACCTCATGCTGCTTTTGTTACAGGTGATGAGGCTGCCATAGGAGCTATAAATGCTATTTGTGATGCTGGATATAAGGTTCCAGAAGACATATCAGTTGCAGGATTTAATGATGTTAAGATAGCTAAAATGTATAGGCCTAAACTTACTACAGTTTATCAGCCTTTATATGATATGGGAGCAGTAGCGATAAGAATGGTTATTAAATTAATAAATAAAGAATTAATTGAAAATAAGAAGATAGAATTACCTTATCAAATTATTGATAGAGAAAGTGTTATAGAGAGAAAGAAATAA